TGTGGATGGCATCTCGTTTAATGTAAAAAAAGGCCAAACTGTAGGGCTTGTAGGGGAGTCAGGATGTGGTAAATCGTCTGCAGGACGGACGATATTACGTTTACAAAATGTGACATCAGGTGAAATACGTTTTTGTGGTCAAGATATTACGAAGCTTCGTGGTAAAGCACTTCGAGAAGCGCGTAAAGGATTTCAAATGGTCTTTCAAGATCCATATGCGTCATTAAATCCCATGCAAATGGTAGGTGATATTGTTGGAGAACCGATTCGGAATTTTTACAAAAAGTCACAAAAAGAGATTGAAGGTGAAGTAAAAGATTTATTGCTGCGTGTTGGATTAAATGAACAAGCATATTATAAATATGCGCATGAGTTTTCAGGTGGACAACGCCAACGTGTGGGGATTGCACGTGCGCTAGCGTTGAAGCCAAAATTAATTATTGCAGATGAGCCTGTGAGTGCATTGGATGTGTCCGTTCAGTCACAAGTGTTAAATATTATGGATGAACTACAAGAAGAATTTGGTTTGAGTTATTTATTTATCGCACATGATTTAAGTGTAGTGAAACATGTGAGTGATTATATATGTGTAATGTATTTAGGTCATATCGTTGAACAGGGACCAGCCGATGATATATATAATCATCCACAACATCCGTATACACAGTCTTTAATTTCAGCCATACCAGAAATTAAACCCGGTCAAAAGAAAGAACGAATATTGTTGCAAGGAGATTTGCCATCACCGAGTGACCCACCCAAAGGCTGTCCTTTTCATACGCGGTGTCCAGTTGCCAAGCCGGAATGTGCGCAACAGAAGCCTGCTTACCGCGCTGTGAATAACGAGCATTATGCAGCGTGTATTCTTTTAGAAGATGAGGTGATGGTGAAATGACAACTTTAATTATTAGACGCTTTTTATTAATGATTCCACTATTAATTGGTATGTCAATCGTTATATTTGTTCTTGCTAAATTACAACCAGGGGATGCATTCACGGGTCAAATGGATCCTAAAGTAGATGCGAAATATTATGAAGAACAACGAGAAAAACTAGGTTTAAACGACCCGATTCATGTGCAATATGCAAAATGGGGAGAGAATGTTCTTAAAGGTGAACTCGGAGATTCTATACGTTATAAACGTCCAGTGATGGACTTAATTAAAGAACGTATGCCAAATACTGTGTTACTAGGTGTCGTAAGCATAGTCATTACTTACCTCGTTGCGTTTCCGCTTGGTATATTATCAGGACGTAAACCATACAGTGGTCTAGACTACGGTGTGCAATTTATGAATTATTTAATGCTTGCGATTCCATCATTCGTAGCAGGGGTTTTTGCCATCTATATTTTTGCATTTCAACTCGGCTGGTTCCCTTTTTCAGGATCTGTGGCGATAGGCCTTGAAGAAGGCTCATTTGAATATTATATGAGTAAGTTATATCATGCGATTTTGCCTGGGACAGTATTAGGGCTCTTGTCAACTGCAAGTTATGTTCAGTTTTTAAGAAATGATATTATCGAAAATTCACGTAAAGATTATATTCGTACAGCGCGTGCAAAAGGTCTTTCAGAATCAACAATATATAATAAGCATATTTTGCGTAATTCTGTCATACCTATTGTCACTTTCTTTGGTGCAGATGTACTGTCTGTCTTTGGTGGTGCAGTAATAACAGAAACTATTTTTTCTTACCCTGGAATTGGTAAGTTACTAATTGATTCCATAGGCGGTAAAGATTATCCACTTATGATGGCACTACTCCTATTTTTCTCATTTTTAGGTTTATTAGCAAATCTGATATCGGATATTACATATAGTATTGTAGATCCGAGAATTAAGAGTAATTAGGAGGGGTACCATGGCTGAAAAAGTTAAAGTTAAAAATCGTTCACCGTTAGCCATTGCACGTCAAAAGTTTGTGAAAAATAAACCTGCCATGGCAGCGAGTATCATTTTAATGTTAATATTCGTGATTTCTCTTATTGCACCACTCATTGCACCATTTGATCCTAATTTACAAAATTTAGTAGTGATTAAAGGTGATATGTCCGCGCAACACTTGTTGGGAACAGATT
The sequence above is a segment of the Staphylococcus hyicus genome. Coding sequences within it:
- a CDS encoding ABC transporter ATP-binding protein, with translation MSNEYVLEVKDLKQYYPIKGGVFQRKIGEVKAVDGISFNVKKGQTVGLVGESGCGKSSAGRTILRLQNVTSGEIRFCGQDITKLRGKALREARKGFQMVFQDPYASLNPMQMVGDIVGEPIRNFYKKSQKEIEGEVKDLLLRVGLNEQAYYKYAHEFSGGQRQRVGIARALALKPKLIIADEPVSALDVSVQSQVLNIMDELQEEFGLSYLFIAHDLSVVKHVSDYICVMYLGHIVEQGPADDIYNHPQHPYTQSLISAIPEIKPGQKKERILLQGDLPSPSDPPKGCPFHTRCPVAKPECAQQKPAYRAVNNEHYAACILLEDEVMVK
- the opp4B gene encoding oligopeptide ABC transporter permease, with product MTTLIIRRFLLMIPLLIGMSIVIFVLAKLQPGDAFTGQMDPKVDAKYYEEQREKLGLNDPIHVQYAKWGENVLKGELGDSIRYKRPVMDLIKERMPNTVLLGVVSIVITYLVAFPLGILSGRKPYSGLDYGVQFMNYLMLAIPSFVAGVFAIYIFAFQLGWFPFSGSVAIGLEEGSFEYYMSKLYHAILPGTVLGLLSTASYVQFLRNDIIENSRKDYIRTARAKGLSESTIYNKHILRNSVIPIVTFFGADVLSVFGGAVITETIFSYPGIGKLLIDSIGGKDYPLMMALLLFFSFLGLLANLISDITYSIVDPRIKSN